attatttaccttttaAAAAGCTACAACCAGATACATGCAAAGTGGTGAAATACACGCGCCTAAAATGTGTATTTCTTATTTAAaaacttttttttacttttttctccTTATTCCTCATTTTCCTATTTGCAGACTTTCATTACCATATCCTGCCAACATATGAGCTAACTATTAAATTTCTTAAAGCATTCTTTTTTCTCTTTCCTAATTTCTCAATCATTTTTCATTTCAATGGCCAGAACTTATTAGACGCTAGATGTCCCTTCTGATCTCTTTTTTTATCACGACTTGCCGTATACGACGAGATCTTTATTTTCTGGTGAACTAAATTTTTGATGGGTTTTATATAATACTTGTTTGATATGTCAGATCTGGCTGGAGAACAAAACTCTGACGAAGACCCTGCTCCGGTGAAACTCCATTGTTGTTGACCGTTTTGACTGTTCGTAGGTTTTTACTGAATCATGCTCGTTGCTCCATCTAGTTGTAGCTCTGTTTCTGTTATTAAACATATCTACTTTTGATTTTTGGTTGATTTTGCGTTATATTGGATTTTCACTCCGGCATTTCGCCGTTGAAACGATGTCCCTCTTATTTGTGCGAGAAGAGTTTTAGAAGACGAAGGAGACTAATTAATTATGTAATGTCCAATTAAAATACGACACTTGTACCTGTTAatcaattttaaaattatttttgtaacTTCCAATTGCCCTTAAGAGAGTGTGCATACTCTCTATGCCACATCAGCACTTAGGGGGGTGTTTATTACACTTTAAAATAGTTCAGGGGTAATAGGACCCTCCTCCCCCCCCCTTCCTACAAAAAAGGTGTGTAATTGGTAATATGGTCATAGGTCGGGAAGGCTTTTATGCATTATCCCTTAAAAGTGAGTTAGAACTAGATTTCACATTTTCAAGCCATAGATTGATATACGCAATTGGAATATAAGTCATCTGTTTCCCTTGTGGCTCCAAACTCAAAAGAATATAAATAGTGTGGACATATCAAATGGTGGAATACAAGATGAGGTTCCAACTTGGTTTTGGAACTTATCTTCTCAAATTCAATTACTTGATATTTCTCACAACTAATTTATTGGTGAGGTTCCAACCATCTCAACACCTTCTTGGTCACCTGGACAAGCTTATTGGTTAATATACTTGGATTCCAACAATTTCAGTGGTCCGCTACCTCAGATTTCACCCAATGTAACTGTGATAGACCTCTCGAACAATTTCTTTTCAGGGGGTTTATCTCAATTCTTGTGTGAAACAAATAAGAATAGATCCTACAAATTGGAGGTCTTAAACCTCGAGGAAAATGATTTGTCAGGAGAAATTCCTGATTGTTGGATGAACTGGCCAGAGTTAAAAGTTTTGATCTTGAGAGACAATAACTTGATTGGGGGCATACCAAGATCCATGGAGGTTTTAAATAACTTGATATCCTTGGACTTCCGAAGAAATAGACTTACCAGTCTATTGTCTTCATCATTGGAAAATTGCACAAAATTGCAGAAGATAGATATAGCTGAGAATGAGCTTGATGGACATTTACCACCATGGTTGGGAATGAGGCTTTCATATTTAATAATAGCCTTAGCTCAAACAAATTCTATGGTAAATTGCCTCCAGAAATTTGTCACCTCAAAGATCTTCAGATCTTAGAACTTGCAAACAATAGTTTCTTTGGAATTATACCAAGGTGTATTAGCAATCTAACACAAATGGTCACCGTAAATAAGTTGGGGGAAGGTGATATTATTTATGCTTCTCATTATTTTGAAGCACGTTTTAGAGAAAGCGCAATGGTGACAACTAAAGGCGATATTTACCAGTATGATAAAACATTGATATTGGTTACAAGCATGGATATGTCTAACAATAATCTCTCTGGAGATATTCCTATAAGTTTTACCAGTCTTGTAGGATTAAGATTCTGTAATTTCTCAAAAAACCATCTGACAGGTAGAATCCCAAATGGCATTGGTGACATGAAAGTGCTGGAATCCCTTGATCTTTTAGAAAATTAACTTTCTGATCAATTCCCACAAAGTTTATCGAGTTTGTCAACTTTGAGCTTCTTGAATCTATCTTATAACAATTTGTCAAGGAAGATACCTGTGGGCACTCAACTTCAAAGCTTTAATTCCTCGAGTTTCCAGGGGAATGAGCTTTGCGAGCTTCCACTCTTCTCGAACAGCAGTTCAGATGGTAAAATTCCTTATGTTCATACTGAAAAGGATGAGAGTGATGAAGATGAATTGGATTGGTTCTACATTTCAATGGCAATAGGATTTGGTCTTAGCTTTTGGGAAGTATGTTCTTGTTTGCATTAAGGTGTTCGATTCCTGGTAGCCTGCGTGTCTTTTGTTAGTTTTCTTGCAGGTAAGGCTGCTTACAAtagacccttatggtccggcccttccccggaccccgcgcatagcgggagcttagtacaCCGGACTGTCTTTTTTTTTCCAGTTGATATTTCTTTAGGCATTTTGTTTTAATCTCCCTAGTTAGAGTAGATGAGTGTTTGCAAATGATGATTGTTCGCAAATGACTCTTTAAGGAAGCAAAACAAATATAAACTTGTTAAATAGCAAAGTTCTTAACTAGTGTTTTCTGATTTAAGTTCGTCTACCTCAAAAAATTGCAAAGttaatatcctttcaactatgtGCGCTGCCAACAGATCAAAGAGCTGATGAATTGTATAAATGTTGCCTTTAAAAAAGATAGCAGaagatttgaaaataaataatCCCTCTGTTTCAATCTCTCTTTTTCTACTGCAAAGGACTCATTTCCAGCCATTGAATACTTAATCAATAGAGAGCGCAAAATTCAGCTAAAAACTGAAAGAACATTCCATGAGGAAATGATTTTGTATTGTTGCAGATCATTCAAAATAGAGCAGAGAGAAAGCAATCGATTGAACCTTGTACTGTTATCAAATTCCtacaaaatagaagaaaataaaaaattttgttgGCTTTTACAAGATAGTCTCATAACATGCATATAAAACTAAACAGGACTAACCTCTGGGTGATTGTATTGTTCTACATATCTGATCACTGGGAATACAAAATGAGTCCAGGACATTTTTGACATTCTCAATACTgccaaagaacaaaaaatttcaGGCAACTTCCCGATCAAGGGCTTTCAATGCAAGATCTGCAATATGCTCTTACATTAAACAACTCTGTGTCATAACTCACAAGAATTGATGAAGCAATGTTAAGGGATGCAATCAGGCAATACATTCTTAAAATCACTAGCTAACACTTGATGAAGAACCAAAGGCTTTTGAATTGTGCAACATTCTAGCATAGTATATTTGCTATCAAATGCAGTTTTACACATcaacctgaaatcaaaagatatTATATGTGCTTAAATAATGGAAGCAGATTTTGAAAGTCCTTTCCAATTTCTTTAAATTCAAGCTTGATGTAATTCTTTTCCGAAGGGTTAGGCTACCTGACTGAGAAAGTGAGCTTGCACTTTCTCTGAGCCTGCAATTCGTCGAGTGATGAAAGGAGTGCTTGCAAAGGTTCTCGTGGAAAACTTCAGCTATGAACCTAAAGAATTGACCATGAggaaatgacaattttaaagtCGAGCCCAGGTTTAGACAAGAATCAGTGACAGAAATGAAAAAGAACACGAGACATTTGCATCACCTGAAATTGTAACTCTTGTCCGAAGGTTAGGCTACCTGATTGAGAAATTAAAGGTACTTCTTTGTTATATTTACCCGTGAGAGTGTGAATTAAGTATTTTGTATTTCTGTCCTTTGTGGCCATAGGCATGCAATAACAATTTCGTCTAACGAGTTTGATTCAAATGGGTACTTACCATCCCTCTGCAGGTAAAGCTGCAAAGATGTAACACCTCTTATCAAATGCAAAGATCTTGTAAACTTTCTTATTCTGTATTAAGGTAAAAAGGACTTAGCTTTTGGGTAGCATCCAGCTATTTTTTCATGTGGTCTTTGAGTCCTCCAGCAATAATCGGTTGCACTACATGATTTCCTCTTCTAAAAAATTCTCTTTCGTTATTAAGAAATACTTATTACATGCTAAACTAACGCCATAAATTATACTtaaatatatatattctgcaAGCTTGATACAGAAATAACACAGTCAGAATAATTACATCGATAATGGAAGGAGTGATTCCATAGGTTCTGGTGGCAAACTTCATCTACGAACTGAAAAAACATTAGATGAGGAAATGACAAGTTTGCTATCCAACCCCGGCTTAGGCAAGAAGCAAAGACGGAAATGTGGAACAACAGAAGAAATTAGCATCACCTGAAAACTACCACAATTAAAGGAATTAATGTCGCGCTAAAACTACCATTCATGTTGGCTGTTGCACAGGAAGTGATTGGAGAGAGAGGGACAATTCAAATTGTGGTAACTTCTCTCTTTCGCTACTATCATCCTTAGTCGCATGTATTTCTAATAAAGGATCACATGAATGTTGAGAACTGACTCGCGCCTTTTGCTATAATTTAGGCAAATTACACTTACATTTATGAAACAAAAGCAAACTAACTGAGAATATATTGGAAGTGGTATTGCTGCCAACTACTGACAATGGAAGTTTACTTATTTCCTAGATAATTGGGATGGTTGTCCGCAattttttatatgtatatatgtgtttGTGTATATTTGAAATATAACTTCTATATGGAGCTTTAGAACAGAGCTAGCGTGTAATGACAAGCATAACATAATTCATGTCCCTGGTAGCAAATTGAACAAATTGGACGTCATTAATTGTGGAGAGGTGGATCATTCTGACAAATTTTTATCTTTCAAATTTATAATGGAAACGAAACATCAAGCAGTAGGATGGTTTGATTTAACTAGGAAAGAGTACAAATACCTACAGATTCATTAGAGAGGCTTCTAGCAAAATGGTTCCCACTCTGTAAACATTGCTTTGTGATCTGCTACAATATGTTGGAAAGGAAAACCTGGAAGTGATGCAATGCTGAAGAATTTGGTAGACAAATGAATGTTAACAGAGCACAGCCTCAAGACCAAAGTATTATTTGTCACACTCAGCTATCACAAAGTTGCGGACCTACACCTTTGAACAAAATATCAGTGCTGATAGTTAAGAGGCACTGGATGTCTAGGGATGGCAGTGGGGCGGGGCGGGTTTGGCAAAACCCACAAAAATTTCGCCTCGCCCCGCCCCGCATAgttatttttttcagttttcaaCCAGCCCTGCCCCGCCTCActtatgtttttttttcattttttttttccaaacaAACTAGTTTGACATACTCCAATCATACAAATAAATGAGGACAAGTACTTTTATTATGTGATGCCATATTAGATATAGGAGGATACACAACACTGAAATGGCTTATACAAAGGCAACTTTAGACCTTTTCCCTACAAATTATATACTATAAATAGTAAACTTAAATACTAGATTATGTATTTACAAATGCTGTAATTGTAATGTATATGAGAATAAtacagtaaataaataaaactttgAAGATACTGGCCTCATGTAAAATATTTATGCTTATTTAgcatttataaaataaaaaactaatttAATCATAATAATCATAAATTAAAGTAAATTTATACATTTAATTACGATTAAGTGATAAAAATGGAGTATAAGATACAGAAAAACCAAATGTGATCCGTTTAGGTATCATATTTCGCGTATATCACCTTTTTACACAACATCTGTGATAGTTATCACAAAACAATTTTTATATTGGATTAATTACGTGAATGGCAAAGTTTGTATTTTGTGTAAAGAACTCACTATCATATTCAATGAAATCGACAAGTTAACACATGTTATAATAAACATATTATTGGTTAATTAGATATCTGATTCATTTCTTGTTTGCTTAAGTTAATTCTCAGTTATTGGGGTTGTCAAGTTATGTAAGACTGAAAACATGAATCATTTTCTAGGGGAAGAGTATGTTTTCAAGATTAAGATTATACGATAACCATTACTATGCCCAATGAAGTTGTGATCAGAAAAGATTAAATTCAAAGCTGCCCCGCATTGAACCCACATTAAACCCGCAGCCCACCCCGCTTTaaaatttttagaaattgttttaACCCGGCCTGCCTTGCCCTGCCCCGCACCCATATTAGAGTAAACTCGCCCGCCCCATCGCCATCCCTACTGGATGATATAATTGATACTAGAAAATGACTAGTCCTTTTAGTTGCTGTTTGAATTTCGACATAGGAAGAAACTTCTGTACAAAGGTTTGCACAACATTTCCTTCTCGTAGTGATGAAAGAATAGTAGTACTATCAAATTCCACACAGAagagaagtgttttttttcttCACTTATGCTTTTTTGAGAAGAGAAGAAGCATATTAACAGTTCTAGTATGCATTATTGGAGATAAATATAGGAAGTTATAATTACTTTGGGTGTCTTAGACAGAGTAATTTCTATCTTGAAGTAATCTCTACAGAAAACTTTGTTTTACGTAGTATAATTACTAGATAATATAAAGAAGTACGGTAAACTAGTTGTGTGTTCTAGTATAAATTACTAGCATCTTGTAGTTTTCTGTAAAGACCCTTGCTAGAGATAAGGATAAGGCAGATAGTGGCGGAGATGTTTTCTGCAACTGTAGGCTATCTTTTATCATTTATTACTACGTTTGTGGGGGTATCAGTGATTCTTAAGAACTGATAGAACCGATCGAACAAAATCTATTTCAACTTATTATTAGgtttttaattttaaataaaattatagGTTTCAATATAAATTTATAATCTAACCAAATTATTAAGGCAGCTCTTTAATTTTTTCATGAATATGTTTTAGTCTTTTAGAGATTGCGGAAAATTAATTTCTGTCAAAATTATTGCTAAAGTTTGAATGATACTCTACTCTCTACATTCTTGAAAGATTTTTGTTTTAGACCTTTACTCTACTCTTAACGTTCAAGATTTTGTGAGGTTTAATAAATTAAtcatttttgcaaagaaaattAACACTATCACTATAGTTTTATTTTACCAGTGTAACATATTATTTACCATGTATGTCTGGTTATTTATACTTGCTATAAAAGTTACTTATAGTTG
This genomic stretch from Nicotiana sylvestris chromosome 9, ASM39365v2, whole genome shotgun sequence harbors:
- the LOC104233246 gene encoding uncharacterized protein, coding for MNLFIAEVFHENLCKHSFHHSTNCRLRESASSLSQSVLRMSKMSWTHFVFPVIRYVEQYNHPEEFDNSTRFNRLLSLCSILNDLQQYKIISSWNVLSVFS